A genomic region of Thermococcus sp. contains the following coding sequences:
- a CDS encoding nucleotidyltransferase domain-containing protein: MMEIHELPEREKEKIKVKLRKALMGRSEVLFAYLHGSFLEEGPFRDIDVAVYVRGPTEKFYEETLEEELSRIVGVSRGRQNPEQCPCKVQIQGHRGELLFSKDEKLRCEFEERTMAEYHDYSYYIDLYRRETLGI, encoded by the coding sequence ATGATGGAAATCCACGAGCTTCCAGAGAGGGAAAAGGAGAAGATAAAGGTAAAGCTCCGGAAGGCCCTGATGGGAAGGAGCGAAGTTCTATTTGCCTACCTTCACGGTTCCTTCCTTGAAGAGGGCCCGTTCAGGGACATCGACGTGGCGGTTTACGTAAGGGGGCCCACCGAGAAGTTCTACGAAGAGACACTAGAAGAAGAGCTTAGCAGAATTGTGGGGGTTTCCCGTGGACGTCAGAATCCTGAACAATGCCCCTGTAAAGTTCAGATTCAGGGTCATCGGGGGGAACTACTCTTCTCGAAGGATGAAAAATTAAGGTGCGAGTTTGAGGAGAGAACGATGGCAGAGTATCATGACTACTCTTACTACATTGATCTTTACAGGAGGGAGACCCTTGGAATCTGA
- a CDS encoding diacylglycerol/polyprenol kinase family protein, which yields MSMKSELKRKSLHLAGLLVPLSYYLFGKELTLTFIAVTFFVFVVLEPFRIIEELRDRIKKRLRIYVDEDVFERMEEIERRIDEITREHERYRVAAHIYFAAASFTVVYFFPRDIAVGAISVATVGDALAAVVGRSLGRHRFSNGKSLEGSLAFFISALLILWPLIGPPLALAGALTGALVEFYNLPPDDNFSNQISIALVLYLLSFMH from the coding sequence GTGAGCATGAAAAGCGAGCTTAAGCGGAAGTCCCTCCATCTTGCAGGCCTGCTCGTTCCCCTCTCTTACTACCTCTTTGGAAAGGAGTTGACGCTCACCTTCATAGCCGTGACCTTCTTCGTCTTCGTCGTGCTGGAGCCCTTCAGGATCATCGAGGAGTTACGGGACAGGATAAAGAAGAGACTAAGGATATACGTCGATGAGGATGTTTTTGAGAGGATGGAGGAGATTGAGAGGCGCATCGATGAGATAACGAGGGAACACGAGCGCTACCGCGTTGCAGCCCATATATACTTTGCCGCGGCCTCGTTCACTGTCGTCTACTTTTTCCCACGAGATATTGCGGTTGGAGCAATAAGCGTTGCAACGGTCGGGGACGCACTAGCCGCTGTAGTTGGCAGATCCCTAGGGAGGCACCGTTTCTCCAACGGGAAGAGCCTTGAGGGGAGTTTGGCATTCTTCATCTCAGCGCTGTTGATTCTCTGGCCGCTCATCGGGCCTCCACTAGCGCTTGCTGGTGCACTCACTGGGGCCCTCGTGGAGTTCTACAACCTACCTCCCGATGACAACTTCTCGAACCAGATAAGCATTGCACTGGTGCTTTATCTGCTCAGTTTTATGCATTAA
- a CDS encoding HAD family hydrolase, which produces MLVLVDLDDTLCNTWEAGKYSIVRLLPYLLRRRKLKAFLYIVTARYRELEQSHEVYTLDFDRLVERVMGKIYSKVHPEELEEITELIDRVFFSNIKLYPDAITFLRGVKRMGARLVLVTDSSSKWQRKKLEHLGIKDYFDALIISGETGHSKLEPHNFRLAKHLFPDDEVYVVGDRDDTDMQGGKMVGATTILVSRGYFSGRLSKHADYVVGSLSEALEVIKREHEKRA; this is translated from the coding sequence ATGCTTGTGCTCGTTGACCTCGATGATACCCTCTGCAACACGTGGGAGGCCGGGAAGTACAGCATCGTCCGCCTCCTGCCATACCTCCTCAGACGGAGGAAGCTCAAAGCCTTTCTCTACATCGTGACCGCCCGCTACCGCGAGCTTGAACAGTCCCACGAGGTCTACACCCTCGACTTCGACAGACTCGTCGAGAGGGTCATGGGGAAGATATACTCAAAAGTCCACCCGGAGGAGCTTGAGGAAATAACCGAGCTGATAGACAGGGTCTTCTTCTCAAACATCAAGCTCTATCCCGATGCAATAACCTTTCTCCGTGGTGTGAAGAGAATGGGCGCCAGGCTCGTTCTCGTGACTGACTCTTCGAGCAAGTGGCAGAGGAAAAAGCTTGAACACCTCGGGATAAAGGATTATTTTGATGCACTCATAATAAGTGGCGAAACCGGGCACAGCAAGCTCGAACCACACAACTTCCGCCTTGCAAAACACCTCTTTCCAGACGACGAGGTCTACGTGGTCGGAGACCGGGACGACACAGACATGCAGGGGGGGAAGATGGTAGGTGCGACCACGATACTCGTGAGTAGAGGCTACTTCAGCGGCAGGCTATCAAAGCACGCGGACTACGTCGTGGGCAGCCTCTCTGAGGCCTTGGAGGTGATCAAGCGTGAGCATGAAAAGCGAGCTTAA
- a CDS encoding DUF131 domain-containing protein, with translation MDGRALITAGMVLILTGFLLVFLGTVLATPGEEGSVEGGGVIMIGPIPIVFGTNKGVATLAVILAIVLMALWLAAALLLRGG, from the coding sequence ATGGACGGGAGGGCGCTTATCACCGCTGGCATGGTTCTCATCCTGACCGGTTTCCTGCTCGTCTTCCTCGGCACGGTGTTAGCAACCCCCGGGGAAGAGGGAAGCGTGGAGGGCGGGGGAGTTATTATGATAGGCCCGATTCCAATAGTCTTTGGGACGAACAAGGGTGTGGCAACGCTGGCTGTAATTCTAGCGATAGTCCTGATGGCCCTCTGGCTGGCCGCGGCCCTCCTGTTGCGGGGTGGATGA
- a CDS encoding ribbon-helix-helix domain-containing protein: MADEKKYTTVSIPKPLYDKIKARIEGTGFTSVSDYVTYVLREVLANLEEEEKEEVFSEEEEEKVKERLRALGYLD; this comes from the coding sequence ATGGCAGACGAGAAGAAGTACACTACCGTTTCCATTCCGAAGCCCCTCTATGACAAGATAAAGGCTAGGATTGAGGGCACTGGTTTCACCTCGGTTTCCGACTACGTCACCTACGTCCTCCGCGAGGTTCTAGCTAACCTGGAAGAGGAGGAGAAGGAGGAAGTTTTTAGTGAGGAAGAGGAAGAGAAGGTCAAGGAGAGGCTTCGCGCTCTCGGTTACCTTGATTGA
- a CDS encoding cation:proton antiporter, with protein sequence MEFLAALALLLVTAKSIEWLFERFEIHPIIAHVLTGILLGPFVLGWIKPTGDLKVLAEFGLIMMMLYMGLTSNFSAIAQNTKKAIVVAALGVAFSFFLGFTTVMAFGNGWVAAVFIGVTLGNTAIEVTSGVLVRERVKRVISSILMGAAFADDIMAVYLIGIITAMAGGSMNLPSFGILTVKILAFIAATLLVSEYVFKRAKWFYSIVRDLNVFFTFTLILTFTLAILAQWAGLNQIIGAYLAGLTISRLRERKDPMIVTRIKLNELIENLQVVLTEFFIPLFFIYVGLMFNPPLAGISLVLILGLYLAAILGKFLGCGLGARLFGLDWWDSALIGIGMGGRGSLELAILTFGLSAGIIDQALFASVIAVSMLTALTTPIFFKTYIKMLKSRAKA encoded by the coding sequence GTGGAATTCTTAGCTGCCCTTGCCCTCCTTCTCGTTACTGCGAAGAGTATAGAGTGGCTGTTTGAGAGGTTTGAAATACACCCGATAATAGCCCACGTTTTAACCGGCATCCTCCTCGGGCCGTTTGTTCTGGGGTGGATAAAACCAACAGGGGACCTTAAGGTTCTCGCGGAGTTCGGACTCATCATGATGATGCTCTACATGGGATTAACGAGCAACTTCTCGGCCATAGCTCAGAACACAAAGAAAGCGATTGTCGTTGCGGCCCTTGGCGTTGCGTTCTCCTTCTTCCTGGGGTTCACCACGGTAATGGCCTTCGGAAATGGCTGGGTGGCGGCCGTTTTCATCGGCGTCACCCTTGGAAACACGGCCATAGAAGTCACGAGCGGTGTCCTCGTCAGGGAGCGTGTTAAGCGGGTGATATCGTCGATACTCATGGGGGCGGCCTTTGCCGACGACATAATGGCAGTCTATCTCATTGGAATCATTACCGCGATGGCGGGGGGAAGCATGAACCTCCCATCCTTTGGAATCCTTACCGTCAAGATACTCGCATTCATCGCCGCGACGCTCCTGGTATCTGAGTACGTTTTCAAGAGGGCGAAGTGGTTCTACTCCATTGTCAGGGATCTCAACGTCTTCTTCACGTTCACGCTCATACTTACCTTCACCCTCGCGATACTGGCTCAGTGGGCCGGCCTCAATCAGATAATTGGGGCATACTTGGCGGGTTTAACGATAAGTCGGCTCCGCGAGAGGAAGGACCCGATGATAGTGACGCGCATAAAGCTCAATGAACTCATAGAAAACCTCCAGGTGGTCCTCACGGAGTTCTTCATTCCGCTGTTCTTCATCTACGTCGGCCTTATGTTTAACCCGCCACTTGCTGGGATAAGCCTTGTCCTCATCCTCGGCCTCTACTTGGCGGCCATCCTAGGGAAATTCCTCGGCTGCGGTCTTGGGGCCAGGCTCTTCGGTCTCGACTGGTGGGACTCAGCTTTAATAGGCATTGGAATGGGGGGAAGGGGTAGTCTGGAGCTCGCCATACTCACCTTCGGTCTGAGCGCGGGGATAATTGACCAGGCGCTCTTCGCGAGCGTTATAGCAGTCTCGATGCTCACAGCCCTGACGACCCCTATCTTCTTTAAGACCTACATCAAAATGCTAAAATCGCGGGCAAAGGCTTAA
- a CDS encoding STT3 domain-containing protein, with amino-acid sequence MEYYYPGNEISAGETMGDGRLSKTLLSLSDRILRPRYAVIILTILAASIRLLPMRFKYLLGYDPYFHLAYTRYALTHGWINFFPYALGPWGFQIKLFHPLGLWMTPAYVYKLLHLLGVSLFNAFRLTPVIFGVLTVILVYLTVLRTYGRREAFLAAFLLAVSFGHVFRSMAGYYRGDNYMLFWYTVGLAAIAFALTCRCNRYLRLAIYIIPGLSAGFASAFWQAYYPIFAFFLANSLLLTLGAFLLEKDEKILDGLAISLSLVPGVFLANWIGGRLGYGMTGETRGLGRNLAKELGVHFGVLKDVFLIVFLKYALTLSILAILALILIARFVKDRRIRWVVASVGVIVALVLTFRYYGIVNDALNTLFPVAPIGETQRTNWTNWWEAYGVSGVLFLLFALRFRRPSTSDFLILGTALVLIPMALVWTRFLFIGSLAVALLAGIGLVDTFDFSAGKVNVAWKRAAIAVLLLLLLPSVSAYQGFSSTLAVHPFVDDHWADALTYLGEHSNINDVVLTWWDHGHWVTYFSNRAPVAQGGPNRWVARYYLGLIPSKNLMNLGVDYVIVSYDTLTEFEAVLKTAGMNGRDYALVILPLRSAYGDIFVFSSGPYSLMAAPGKTWDVKVSLRGQVVIPAVVFVESGKTLTRVVLSSPPTAPVYAYINLNYGYAVIMNRNAFDTALAKLMFTNEYPPYYHLIYSDGGLIKIFRFEHPNVAVTAENGSVVLKFTNATGTGVGIYGFLDNGTLVYRKWFNVKGKDEFILPENLNGSVVVRYIYSEGKTVLDRGVFRIGDVLDHSRR; translated from the coding sequence TTGGAGTACTACTATCCTGGGAATGAAATATCGGCTGGTGAGACCATGGGGGACGGCAGATTATCTAAAACGCTTCTATCATTGAGCGACCGAATCCTGCGCCCGAGGTATGCTGTTATAATACTCACTATCTTAGCAGCTTCAATCCGCCTCCTTCCGATGCGTTTTAAGTACCTCCTCGGCTACGATCCGTACTTTCACCTGGCCTACACCCGCTACGCTCTGACTCATGGCTGGATAAACTTCTTTCCCTATGCCTTGGGTCCATGGGGGTTTCAGATAAAGCTCTTTCACCCCCTTGGTCTCTGGATGACCCCAGCCTACGTTTATAAGCTGCTCCACCTCCTGGGAGTTTCACTCTTCAACGCTTTCCGGCTTACCCCCGTCATCTTCGGTGTTCTAACGGTAATCCTCGTGTATCTCACTGTCCTCCGCACTTACGGCAGAAGAGAGGCTTTTCTAGCGGCGTTCCTCCTGGCAGTGAGTTTCGGCCATGTCTTCCGCTCGATGGCCGGCTATTACAGGGGAGACAACTATATGCTCTTCTGGTACACGGTTGGACTCGCGGCCATCGCCTTCGCCCTCACCTGCCGTTGCAACCGCTACCTCCGCCTTGCTATTTACATTATCCCTGGTCTTTCGGCTGGGTTCGCCTCCGCGTTCTGGCAGGCTTACTATCCAATATTCGCGTTTTTCTTGGCCAACTCCCTCCTCCTAACCCTGGGGGCCTTCCTCCTCGAAAAAGATGAGAAGATTCTCGATGGACTGGCAATTTCATTATCACTGGTTCCCGGCGTTTTCCTCGCTAATTGGATAGGCGGAAGGCTCGGCTACGGCATGACGGGGGAGACTAGGGGGCTCGGGAGGAACTTGGCCAAAGAGCTCGGAGTTCACTTTGGGGTCCTTAAGGACGTTTTCCTCATCGTTTTCCTCAAGTACGCCCTGACTCTGTCCATTCTTGCCATCTTAGCCCTCATTCTAATCGCACGCTTCGTTAAAGACCGTCGTATCCGGTGGGTTGTTGCGTCCGTTGGGGTAATCGTTGCCCTGGTTCTCACTTTTAGGTACTACGGCATTGTGAATGACGCCCTCAACACGCTCTTCCCCGTTGCGCCGATAGGGGAGACCCAGAGAACCAACTGGACCAACTGGTGGGAGGCTTACGGGGTTTCCGGCGTTCTGTTCCTCCTCTTTGCCCTCCGCTTCAGGCGCCCCAGCACCTCCGATTTCCTCATCCTAGGAACCGCCTTAGTTTTGATCCCCATGGCCCTCGTCTGGACGAGGTTTCTCTTTATAGGCTCCCTGGCGGTGGCCCTTTTAGCGGGAATAGGGCTTGTCGATACCTTTGACTTCTCCGCTGGGAAGGTGAACGTGGCATGGAAACGCGCGGCCATTGCAGTGCTTTTACTCCTTCTCCTCCCATCGGTATCTGCCTACCAGGGTTTCTCCTCGACCCTCGCCGTTCACCCCTTTGTTGACGACCACTGGGCCGATGCCCTTACCTACCTTGGCGAGCATTCCAATATCAACGACGTCGTCCTAACGTGGTGGGACCACGGCCACTGGGTGACCTACTTCTCAAACAGGGCGCCGGTTGCACAGGGGGGTCCAAACAGGTGGGTCGCTAGGTACTACCTCGGCCTCATTCCCAGCAAGAATCTGATGAACTTGGGTGTTGACTACGTCATCGTCTCCTACGACACCCTCACCGAGTTTGAAGCTGTACTGAAGACCGCGGGGATGAACGGGAGGGACTACGCTCTGGTTATCCTTCCCCTCCGCTCCGCTTATGGTGATATCTTCGTGTTCTCCAGCGGACCTTACTCTCTCATGGCCGCCCCCGGGAAGACGTGGGACGTGAAGGTCAGCCTCAGGGGTCAGGTGGTTATCCCCGCTGTGGTTTTCGTTGAATCTGGAAAGACCCTTACTCGGGTAGTGCTTTCCAGCCCGCCAACCGCGCCGGTTTACGCCTACATCAACCTGAACTACGGCTATGCCGTGATCATGAACAGAAACGCCTTCGACACGGCCCTTGCCAAATTGATGTTCACAAACGAGTATCCCCCGTATTATCACCTGATTTACTCGGACGGCGGCCTTATCAAGATCTTCCGCTTTGAGCATCCGAACGTGGCCGTCACCGCGGAAAACGGCTCGGTCGTTCTAAAGTTTACGAACGCCACGGGGACGGGGGTTGGAATCTATGGCTTCCTTGACAACGGGACGCTGGTGTACAGGAAGTGGTTTAACGTTAAGGGCAAGGACGAGTTCATTCTTCCAGAGAACCTCAACGGCAGTGTTGTTGTTAGGTACATCTACAGCGAGGGAAAGACGGTGCTTGATAGGGGGGTGTTCAGGATAGGGGACGTACTTGACCATTCCCGCCGATGA
- a CDS encoding NAD-dependent epimerase/dehydratase family protein codes for MEVLVTGGAGFIGSHLVDALMESGNEVRVLDDLSAGSLENIKHWLENEHFEFIKGNMRNHEIVRKAVEGADVVFHLAANPEVRIGSQSPDLLYESNVTITHNLLSTVKDSDVKFLIFTSSSTVYGDADVIPTPEDYAPLEPISVYGGAKLAAEALISGYAHTFGFRALIFRLANIIGERSNHGVIYDFINKLRKNPDELEILGDGTQRKSYLHVSDTVKGMLHIFEHFKKESKIVDFYNLGSDDWITVREIAEIVSGEMGLKPEFRFTGGVDGGRGWKGDVKLMRLSIEKARKTGWEPKLNSYEAVRKTVKELLKTERH; via the coding sequence ATGGAGGTTCTCGTTACTGGTGGTGCCGGCTTCATAGGCTCCCACCTTGTTGACGCCCTGATGGAATCCGGAAACGAAGTTAGGGTTCTCGACGATCTGAGTGCTGGAAGCCTTGAGAACATCAAGCACTGGCTCGAAAACGAGCACTTTGAGTTTATCAAGGGCAATATGAGGAACCACGAGATCGTCAGAAAGGCCGTTGAAGGCGCTGACGTCGTCTTCCACCTCGCCGCAAACCCAGAGGTTAGGATAGGCTCTCAGAGTCCTGATCTGCTCTACGAGAGCAACGTCACGATAACGCACAACCTGCTCAGCACGGTGAAGGACTCAGACGTTAAATTCCTCATCTTCACAAGCTCCTCGACGGTTTACGGCGATGCGGATGTGATCCCCACTCCCGAGGACTACGCACCCCTTGAACCGATAAGCGTCTACGGCGGGGCGAAGCTCGCGGCTGAGGCCCTGATAAGCGGCTACGCCCACACCTTCGGCTTCAGGGCGTTGATATTCCGCCTAGCCAACATAATAGGCGAACGCTCCAACCACGGCGTCATCTACGACTTCATCAACAAGCTGAGGAAAAACCCAGACGAGCTTGAGATACTCGGTGACGGAACGCAAAGGAAGAGCTACCTCCACGTGAGCGACACAGTTAAGGGCATGCTTCACATCTTTGAACACTTCAAGAAAGAAAGCAAGATCGTCGACTTCTACAACCTCGGCAGCGACGACTGGATAACGGTGAGGGAGATAGCTGAAATCGTCAGCGGTGAGATGGGTTTAAAGCCGGAGTTCCGCTTCACGGGCGGTGTCGACGGTGGCCGCGGCTGGAAAGGGGATGTAAAGCTCATGCGCTTGAGCATAGAGAAGGCCAGAAAGACCGGCTGGGAGCCTAAGCTGAACAGCTATGAAGCCGTTAGGAAAACGGTCAAGGAACTCCTGAAAACCGAAAGGCATTAA
- the mfnA gene encoding tyrosine decarboxylase MfnA, giving the protein MFPKNGEDEEEVLEELRSKTADDLTFDSGRILGSMCTYPHPFAVKIIEEFLDRNLGDPGLHVGSQRVEREAVNMLASLLSLEKGYGHIVSGGTEANILAVRAFRNLARVEKPELILPESAHFSFIKAGEMLGVKLVWAELNDDYSVNVRDVEEKITDNTIGIVGIAGTTGLGVVDDIPSLSDLALDYGIPLHVDAAFGGFVIPFAKDLGYEIPDFDFRLKGVKSVTIDPHKMGMVPIPAGGVIFRERKYIDAISVLAPYLAGGKIWQATITGTRPGANALAVWAMIKHLGFEGYREVVRRAMELSRWFAAELKRISGVYLIREPVLNIVSFGTRNLETVEEELKERGWGISAHRGYIRIVMMPHVRREHLEAFLKDLREIVRKA; this is encoded by the coding sequence ATGTTCCCGAAGAACGGAGAGGACGAGGAGGAGGTTCTTGAAGAGCTGAGGTCAAAAACTGCGGACGACCTCACCTTTGACTCTGGAAGGATTCTGGGCAGTATGTGCACCTATCCGCACCCCTTTGCGGTTAAAATCATTGAGGAGTTCCTCGACAGGAACCTCGGCGACCCGGGGCTTCACGTCGGGAGCCAGAGGGTCGAGAGGGAAGCCGTTAACATGCTGGCGAGCCTCCTTAGCCTGGAAAAGGGCTACGGGCACATTGTCTCCGGCGGCACCGAGGCCAACATCCTGGCGGTAAGGGCCTTCAGGAACCTTGCCAGAGTCGAGAAACCGGAACTCATCCTCCCGGAGAGTGCGCACTTTTCTTTCATTAAAGCGGGGGAGATGCTTGGGGTGAAGCTCGTCTGGGCCGAGCTGAACGATGATTACTCCGTCAACGTTCGGGACGTTGAGGAGAAGATCACTGACAACACCATCGGTATAGTTGGGATAGCAGGAACGACCGGACTGGGCGTTGTCGATGACATTCCATCTCTGAGCGATTTAGCCCTCGACTATGGCATTCCACTCCACGTTGACGCGGCCTTTGGGGGCTTTGTGATCCCCTTCGCCAAAGATTTGGGATACGAGATCCCGGACTTTGACTTCCGTCTTAAAGGCGTTAAGAGCGTAACCATAGATCCCCACAAGATGGGTATGGTTCCAATCCCGGCAGGGGGGGTAATATTCCGTGAGAGGAAGTATATTGACGCGATAAGCGTTCTAGCCCCTTACTTGGCAGGAGGTAAGATATGGCAGGCTACGATAACCGGAACGAGACCCGGGGCTAACGCTTTAGCGGTCTGGGCCATGATCAAGCACCTCGGTTTTGAGGGCTACAGAGAGGTCGTGAGAAGGGCCATGGAACTGAGCAGGTGGTTCGCGGCGGAGCTAAAGAGAATTTCCGGTGTTTACCTCATCCGTGAACCGGTGCTCAACATAGTCTCCTTTGGGACTAGAAACCTTGAGACAGTGGAAGAAGAGCTGAAGGAGCGCGGCTGGGGCATAAGCGCCCACCGCGGCTACATCAGGATAGTTATGATGCCCCACGTGAGGAGGGAACATCTGGAGGCGTTTTTGAAGGACCTTCGGGAAATCGTGCGAAAAGCTTGA
- a CDS encoding NDP-sugar synthase — MKVLIMAGGYATRLWPITKDNPKALLPVGEETILDYIMEKVGELGLETYISTNRFFEAHFRPYAEKYGVGLIVEDTLHEEEKLGTIGAMKKALDELGLDDYLVIAGDNLFSFSLFDFLRAYDGKTLIAVYDIGDPELAKRYGVVVLEGDRVVSFREKPPQPQSTLISTGVYAFPRGAMEFIDEYLSDGNRDSPGYFLQWLLGRGEEVRAYRFSEYWYDIGSADSYLEALRTILKESHIEEIQISPYSKIIPPVIIKRGARVLGRSLIGPFAYIGENCTIENSDVSDSIIFRDTVIRNSTIWRSIIDEKCEIRNLELKKSLVGGHAKIQRGD, encoded by the coding sequence ATGAAGGTCCTCATAATGGCCGGCGGCTACGCGACGAGGCTCTGGCCCATAACCAAGGACAACCCCAAGGCTCTGCTCCCAGTCGGCGAAGAGACAATACTCGACTACATAATGGAAAAGGTGGGCGAGCTTGGCCTTGAGACTTACATTTCAACCAACCGCTTCTTCGAGGCCCACTTCAGACCCTATGCCGAGAAATACGGCGTCGGGCTGATAGTCGAGGACACCCTCCACGAGGAGGAGAAGCTCGGCACGATAGGGGCGATGAAAAAAGCGCTTGATGAGCTTGGGCTGGATGATTATCTGGTTATAGCAGGCGATAACCTCTTCTCTTTCTCCCTGTTTGACTTCCTCCGCGCCTACGACGGGAAGACTTTGATAGCGGTCTACGACATCGGTGACCCTGAACTGGCGAAGCGCTACGGTGTTGTAGTGCTTGAGGGTGACAGGGTCGTTTCCTTCCGGGAGAAGCCCCCTCAACCTCAGTCCACGCTCATAAGCACCGGCGTTTATGCGTTTCCAAGGGGGGCAATGGAGTTCATCGACGAGTACCTCTCCGACGGTAACAGAGATTCGCCGGGCTATTTCCTCCAGTGGCTACTGGGAAGGGGGGAGGAGGTGAGGGCCTACCGCTTCTCCGAGTACTGGTATGACATAGGCTCGGCGGACAGCTATCTTGAAGCCCTGAGAACCATCCTTAAGGAGAGTCATATTGAGGAGATCCAGATAAGTCCCTACTCCAAGATAATCCCACCGGTGATCATCAAGAGGGGAGCGAGAGTCCTCGGCCGCTCCCTCATTGGGCCATTCGCTTACATCGGCGAAAACTGCACCATCGAGAACTCCGACGTGAGCGACTCGATAATCTTCAGGGATACCGTCATAAGAAACTCCACCATATGGCGCTCCATCATCGACGAGAAGTGCGAGATAAGGAACCTCGAGCTTAAGAAGAGCCTCGTAGGAGGGCACGCGAAGATACAGCGGGGGGATTGA